Proteins encoded within one genomic window of Candidatus Desulfarcum epimagneticum:
- a CDS encoding C4-dicarboxylate ABC transporter permease has protein sequence MTFLLKIAGKIDAVSEVAGRLVSWLTLILVAVVFGDVVMRYLFNSSFVFIQELEWHLFGVIFLMGASYTLLKDGHVRVDIFYQKMGPRFRDWVNLLGTIFFLLPGCAMIIITSSGFVQSSWSVLECSPDPGGIPCRFLLKSAIPAGFFLLALQGVSLGIKSAAGIMGKEIGGEGKD, from the coding sequence ATGACCTTTCTGCTTAAAATCGCCGGAAAAATAGACGCCGTGAGCGAGGTCGCGGGCCGCCTCGTGTCCTGGCTGACCCTGATCCTGGTGGCGGTGGTTTTCGGCGATGTGGTGATGCGCTACCTGTTTAACTCCAGCTTTGTGTTCATCCAGGAGCTGGAATGGCATCTTTTCGGCGTCATTTTTCTCATGGGCGCCTCTTACACCCTGCTTAAGGACGGCCATGTCCGGGTGGATATTTTCTACCAGAAGATGGGGCCCCGGTTCCGGGACTGGGTGAATCTTCTGGGGACGATTTTTTTCCTGCTCCCCGGCTGCGCCATGATCATCATCACCTCATCGGGATTTGTCCAAAGCTCATGGTCCGTTCTGGAATGCTCCCCGGACCCCGGGGGAATTCCGTGCCGCTTTCTGCTTAAGTCCGCCATACCGGCGGGATTTTTCCTGCTGGCCCTCCAGGGGGTTTCTTTGGGGATCAAAAGCGCGGCCGGGATCATGGGAAAAGAGATCGGCGGGGAGGGAAAAGACTGA